A window of the Deltaproteobacteria bacterium GWC2_55_46 genome harbors these coding sequences:
- a CDS encoding transposase yields MSKSKRNRYSAEFKAKVALDAIRGEQTLSELATRYGVHQNMIATWKRQAIENMAETFSGKAERAGAANEAQIKELHAKIGELTVERDFLAKAFGR; encoded by the coding sequence ATGAGCAAGTCAAAGAGGAACCGGTATTCAGCTGAGTTCAAGGCCAAGGTTGCCCTGGACGCCATCAGGGGCGAACAAACATTGTCCGAACTGGCCACCAGATACGGCGTGCACCAGAATATGATTGCCACCTGGAAGCGCCAGGCCATCGAGAACATGGCCGAGACCTTTTCCGGCAAGGCTGAACGTGCCGGCGCCGCCAACGAAGCCCAGATCAAGGAACTGCACGCCAAGATCGGGGAGTTGACGGTGGAGCGGGATTTTTTAGCCAA